The Paracoccus sp. TOH sequence AAGCCGGATGCGGGCGCGCGCGTCGGGGATCTTGACCGCGTCGAGCATCCGTGCCGCCTCGGCCACGGCCTCGCGCTTGCCCATACCCTTGTGCAGCATCAAGACCTCGGCCATCTGGTCCGAGACGCGCATATAGGGATTCAGGCTGGTCATCGGGTCCTGGAACACCATGGCGATGCGGCGGGCGCGGATCCGGTTCAGCGCCTTGGGCGCGGCATTCAGGATCTCGGTGCCGTCGAAGCGGACCGAACCCGTGGCGCGGCCATTCCTGGCCAGCAGGCCCATGACGGCGAAGGCGAGCTGCGATTTGCCCGAGCCGCTTTCGCCGACAATGCCCAGGGTCTGGCCCTTGGCCACATCGAGGTCGATGCCGTTCACGGCCGAGACCTCGCCGTCGGTGGTGGCGAAGCGCACGTTCAGGTCGCGGATTTCCAGCAGGGCCATGTCAGCGATCCTTCGGGTCCAGCGCATCGCGCAAGCCGTCGCCGACGAAGAAGAAGGCGAACAGCGTGATGCAGAAGAAGAACAGCGGAAAGGCCAGCTGCCAAAGCGTGCCGTAGTTCATCGTCCCCGCGCCCTCGGAGATCAGCGCGCCCCAGGAGGTCAGCGGTTCCTGCACGCCGAGGCCGAGGAAGCTGATGAAGCTTTCCGACAGGATCATCAGCGGCACCAGCAGCGTCGCATAGACCGCGACCACGCCCATGAGGTTCGGCACGATATGGCGCAGGACGATCCGCCAGGCCGGAACGCCGGTGGCGCGCGCCGCCTCGATGAACTCGCGGTTCTTCAGGCTCAGGGTCTGGCCGCGCACGATGCGGGACATGTCCAGCCAGGAAATCAGGCCGATGCCCAGGAACAGCATGGACATCGAACGGCCGAAGACCACCAGCAGCAGGATCAGCACGAACATGTAGGGGATCGACATCAGCACGTCGACCGCGCGCATCATGATGCCGTCGGTGCGCCCGCCGACATAGCCGGCGGTGGCGCCGTAAAGCGTGCCCACGACCACCGCGATGCCGGCGCCGATCAGTCCGACCATCAGGCTGACCTGCGTGCCCTGCACGGTGCGCGAGAACAGGTCGCGGCCCAGATCGTCGGTGCCGAAATAATGCCCGTTCGACCAGCTCGGCGCGCCAAGCTGCGCGGCCTGGCCCATGATCGCGAAGTCCATCTCCTCGTTCGACCAGGCGGCCAGCTGGTTGCCGAAGATCGCGAACAGCCCGACCAGGACCAGCACCACCAGGCTGACCATGGCGGCCTTGTTGCGGCGAAACCGGCGGCGGGCATCGGCCCAGGGGCTGCGGCCCCTGACCTCGGGCTCGGCCAGGCGGGCGGCCAGCGATTGCATCTGACGGCTGTCGATCATGGCTCAGTACCGGATCTTCGGGTCGATCCAGGCGTAGAGCACATCGACCACGAGGCTGAAAAGGATGGTCAGCGCCCCGACGAGGATGGTGATCCCCATCATCACCGCATAGTCGCGGTTCAGCGCCGAATCGACGAAGCTGCGGCCGATGCCGCCGGTCGAGAAATACATGTCGATCACCACCGAGCCGGTGATCATGGTGACGAAGGCCGGGCCAAGATAGCTGATGACCGGCAGCATGGCCGGCTTCAGCGCATGGCGCAGGATCACCGCGCGCTCGGGCAGGCCCTTGGCGCGGGCGGTGCGGATGTGGTTCGAGCCCAGCACCTCGAGCATCGAGCTGCGGGTGATGCGGGCGATCGAGGCCATGAAATGCGTGGCCAGCGCCACCACCGGCATGATCCAGTACACCGGCCCGCCCCAGCCGCCGCCGGGCAGCCAGCCCAGCCACAGGGTGAAAACCAGCACCAGCAGCGGCGCCATGACGAAGTTCGGCAGCACCTGCGCGCCGATCGAGACGCCGACGGCCAGGTAGTCCATCCAGCTGTTCTGCCGGATCGCCGCCGCCACGCCAAGGCCGACGCCGACCCCGACCGCGACGACGAAGGCGATGCCGCCATAGGTCAGCGTCACCGGGAAGCCGGCGGCGATGATCTGGTTCACGGAACGGTCGGGATAGACGAAGCTGGGTCCGAAGTCGAAATGCGCCACGATCCCCCAGACATAGTTGACGATCTGCCGCCACAGCGGCTCGTCGAGCCCGTATTTCGCGTTCAGGTTGGCCAGCACCTGCGGCGGCAGGGCGCGTTCCTGCGTGAAGGGGCCGCCGGGGGCGGCATGCATCAGCAGGAAGGAGACGACGATCAGCAGCAGCAGCGTCGGAATGGCGACCGCGAGCCGCCGGAGGATGAAGCCGAACATGCGCAGGTTCCCAAGGACAGGTGCCGGACAGGATCGGAGGGGCGGCCGCGCGGCCGCCCCCGGATCTTACTTCTGGATGCGGTAGATGTCCTTGGCATACCAGTCGTTCATCACGTTCTCGGTCGGCAGGCCCTTGATGTCGTCGCGGATCATGTCGACCTTGGAATACTGGTAGACCGGGACCAGCGGCATGTCCTGGGCCAGGATCTTCTCGGCCGCGGTGTATTGCACGTTGGGATCGTCCGAGGTCTTGGACTGGTCCATCAGCTTGTCGAATTCGGGGTTGGAATACTTGCCGTAATTCATCCCGGTCGACCGGAAATAATCGAGGAAGGTCGAGGCCTCGTTATAGTCGGCGCACCAGGCATAGCGGGCCATCTCGAAATCCTGCGACTGCATGCGGTCGGTATGCACCTTCCATTCCACGTTGTTCAGGGTCAGCTCGACGCCGATCTGCTTGTAGAACTGCTGCGCGGCGATGGCGATCTTCTTGTGGTTCTCGTCGGTGTTGTATTGCAGGGTCAGTTTCAGCGGCTTGTCGGGGCCGTAGCCGGCCTCGGCCAGCAGCGCCTTGGCCTTTTCCAGCCGCTCGGCCTGGGTCCAGGCGGCATAGTCGATCTCGGGCATCTGGAAGCCCTCGATGGCCCAATGCGTCCAGTTATAGGCGGGCTTCTGGCCGCCCTGCAGGATCTGGTTCACCACCACGTCGCGCTGCATGGCATAGCTCAGCGCCTGGCGCACCCGCACGTCCTTCAGCGCCTCGGGGCCCTTGTCGCTGACATTGAACAGATAGGCATAGGTGCAGGAATAGGGGATCGAGACCGCCTGGTCGGGGAATTCCTTCTCCAGCCGCGGATATTGCCCGGCCGGGATCTGCACCCGGTCCAGCTCTCCGGCCTGATAGCGGGTCAGGGCGACGTTGTTGTCGTTCACCGTCAGGCCCTTGATGTGCTCCATGATCACATTGCCGGCGTCCCAGTATTCCGGGTTCTTGTCCATGCTGATCTGCACGCCCAGGTCGTGGCTTTTCAGCACATAGGCGCCGTTGCCGACCAGCTTGCCGGCTTCGGTCCAGTTGTCGCCCTCGGCTTCGACCACCTTCTGGTTGACCGGGAAGGTCGAGGCATGCGTGACCATCTTGGGGAAATAGGGCGTCGGCGTGGTCAGCCTGACCTCCAGCGTGTGGTCGTCGACGGCCTTGACGCCCAGCTCCTCGGGCTGCTTCTCGCCCTTGACCACCGCCGTGGCGTTCTCGACGTTCATCAGCTCCATGAACCAGGCATATTCGCTGGCGGTGGCCGGATCGGCCAGCCGCCGCCAGCTATAGACGAAATCGCCGGCCGTGACCGGGTCGCCGTTCGACCATTTCGCCTCGGGGCGCAGGTGGAAGGTATAGGTCCGCTTGTCCTCGGACAGGTCGAACGAGGAGGCGACGCCGGGGACCGGCGCGCCCTTCTCATCCTCGTTCAGCAGGCCCTCGAAGAGCTGGCGGATGATGTCCGAGCCCTCGACATCGGTGTTCTTCTGCGGATCGGCGGTCTTGATCGCGTCCAGAAGCCAGAAGGTATAGGACTGGTTCTCGGCCAGCTTCTCGCCCTCGGCGGGCTTGGCGGCCAGCGCGGGCAGGGCCATGCCTGCAACCAGCGCGGTGGTCAGGAACAGACGGGTCATGGGGCACCTCTCTGATGGTTCATGGCGCGGTTCTTGCTGTATTTGCCGCGCGGATGATCGAAATTGAGCGCAAAACCTGTAAGCCGACATTCCCCAAGTGGCCTGCCGCTTGACTTCAAGATCGCCTGATTTTGCTCGCTGGGCAAGCGTTTTTCGCCCCGAGCGGTGTCTGTCGTCGCGCAAACGGCCGAAGTCGGGTGGATCAAGCCTCGAACCCGCAGCATTCTGGCCCGGCAGAGCCGCTTTTCCGCGCGGCAGACGGACCTGTCCTGCCGCTTTCGTTCAGCTTGGGCATGGATCGTGGTCATGCGCATGACGGAGGCGTTCGAAGACGGCGGATGGCGGCAAGGACGGCCCGCACCATCGGGCCGGTGACGGCGACCTCGGCCAACTGGAAGGTAATGGCGCGGGCGTGGCGGACGACGCGGGCGCCGATCTTGATCAGCTTGAGTTGCAGGCTGGTCAACGACCAGTCCGCCATGGCCTCGGGCAGTTCGATGCAGCGCAGGAAGGTTGCCAGGTTGTAGGCCAGCGCGTGCAGTTGCAGCCGCACCTCGTTGTGCCGGAACTTCCGGCATGACAGCCGCGTCCAGCGAAAGGCATATTTGCCTTCCTTGATGTGCTGCTCTGCGGTGCCGCGCTGGTTGTAGAACCTCACCACCCAGTCTGGCTCCATCGGCAGGTTGGTGACGATGAAGCCGACTTTGGGGAACAGCTCGCCCGGATGCCATTCGATCTTGGCGATGACGCGGCGCGGCTTGTCCCAGGACGCCGCCTGATACTCGAAGTCCTCGAAGAACCGTTTGACCTTGGTCAGCGAAGGCCGTCCCACGGGCCGTGTCAGCCGATGCGCGATCTTCTCGCGCAAGACGGCGTTGGCGGGCAGACGGATGGCGTAGAAGAACCTGGCTTCTTCCAGCCGCATATAGATCGCGGGGATCGCGTAGGCAGCGTCGGCCCGGAAGAAGCGTCCACCAAGGTCGCGGCCAGCATATCGGGCAATGACGGGATCAAGGACATCCCGCCAGCCATCGGCGCTGTGGACATTGCCGTTACGCAGGGCGCAGCGCTCCAGCATGCCAAACTGGTTGAACAAGAAGATGGGGTGATAGCAGGTGCAGTCGAAATGCCCGTTCCAGGCAGCACCTTCCTGATCGCCGTGGGTGGGGCTGACCGAGCTGTCCATGTCCAGCACGATGTATTTCAACCCGTTGCGGTCATGAAACCGGTCGATCCATTGGCCGTTCAGATCGGCCAGCGCCGCCCGGTTCGCGGCCAGAGCCAGCGTCTCGGTCTCGAACCGTCCCATCTGCGATGCCGAAGCAGCTTGCGCCTCGACGGCCCTGCCGCCAACGACCTGACGCATCACGGGATCGAGGGCCAAGCGGTCGGCATCGTTCACATCCTCGTATCCGGCCAGTCGTCCGAACACCGATTGCCGGAACAATCCGTCAAGCCGATGGAGCGTGTTCTTCCCGGTGCGGCTGTCTCGCAGCGCCTCCGACGCCAGATTGGACAGGCCGAGCACGTCATCAAGCTCGCGCATCACCAGCAGGCCACCGTCTGAACTGATCTGCGCACCACGGAACTCCAGACGCACACGGCGGTCGAAATCAACCCGATCTCCCCGCGCCAAGCCCGCACCCTCCAGGTGATCCATGAAACGCGCCCCTCGCAGCCGTCAACGCCATGATTTATATGCGAAATATCACGATTACGACAGCGAAATCAGCGACTTACTTGGAGAATGTGGGGTAAGACAGCAAGAAAGATTTCCGGCTTTCGCAGCGCCCGCCCATGTGAAACAACACGGACATGAGCAACGTTCCGCGCATCACCATGGTTACCGGCGGCGCCCGTTCGGGCAAGTCCGCATTGGCCGAATCCATCGCCGCCCGTCATCCGGGCGCGCGGTTCTACATCGCCACGGCCGAGGCCCGGGACGACGAAATGACGCAGCGGATCGGCCGGCACCGCGACCGGCGCGGCCCCGGCTGGCAGACGGTCGAGGAACCGCGCGACCTGGCCCTCGCGCTGTCGCGCACCGACGGGCAGGGGGTGCGGCTGGTCGACTGCCTGACGCTGTGGCTGTCGAACCTGATGGCGGCCGAGGATCGGCCCGGCCCGCGGGTCGGCGCGCTTTGCGAGCTGCTGGCCGCCCAGCAAAGCCCGGTGGTGCTGGTGACGAACGAGCTGGGCCTGGGCATCGTGCCCGAGAATGCGCTTGCCCGCCGCTTCCGGGACGAGCATGGCTGGATGAACCAGGCGGTCGCCGGGGTCGCGGACGAGGTCTGGATGGCCGTCAGCGGCCTGCCGCTCTGCCTGAAACCGCAGAAAGGGACATCTTGAAAGAGTTCGACGAGACCGCCGCCGCCGCCGCCCGCGACCGCCAGGACCAGTTGACCAAGCCCCCCGGCTCGCTGGGCCGGCTCGAGGAGCTGGCGGTGTTCATGGCCGGCTGGCAAGGGCGCGAGCGGCCGGTGATCGCGCGGGCGCAGGCGCTGGTCTTTGCCGGCAATCACGGCGTCACCGCGCAGGGGGTGAACCCGTTCCCGGTCGAGGTCACCGCCCAGATGGTCGCGAATTTCCGCAACGGCGGCGCGGCGATCAACCAGCTTTGCCGGCTGGCCGGCGTCGAGCTGCAGGTGATCGCGCTGGACCTGGACCGCCCCACCGGCGATTTCACCCGGGGCATGGCGATGGAGATCGACGAGCTGGTCGCCGCCATCCAGACCGGCAAGAACGCCGTGGACCCGCAGGCCGACGTGATCCTGCTGGGCGAGATGGGGATCGGCAATTCCACCGTCGCCGCGGCGCTGGCGGCGGCGACCTTCGGCGGCAGCGCCGCGGATTGGGTCGGCCCCGGCACCGGCGCCGATGACGCGGTGCTGGCCCGCAAGATCGCCGCCGTCGAGGCCGGGCTGAAGCGCCACAAGGGCGCGGCCACGGCGGCCTCGATCCTGGGCTCCTATGGCGGGCGCGAGCAGGCGGCGATCTGCGGCGCGGTGATCCGGGCGCGCGAGTTGGGGATCCCGGTGATCCTGGACGGCTTCATCTGCTCGGCGGCGGCGGGCGTGCTGCTGGTGAACGACGAGAATGCGTTGGACCATTGCTTGATCGGCCATGAAAGCGCTGAGCCGGGCCATCGCCGGCTGATCGCGGTGATGCGGAAACAGCCGGTGGTGACGCTGGACATGCGGCTGGGCGAGGGCTCGGGCGCGGCGGTGGCGCTGATGATCCTGCGCGCGGCGCTGGAATGCCACAACGGCATGGCGACCTTTGCCGAGGCCGGGATTGGCTAGGCTTGCGGGTCAGGCGGCGCTGGCGCTGGTCTGGCTGACCCGGCTGCCCGCGGGCCGCTGGCTGCCCGCCAGGCCGCCGACGCTGGCACAGGCGGCCTGGGCCTTTCCGCTGGCCGGGCTGGCCGTCGGACTGGCCGGTGCCGCCGTGCTGGGCCTGGCCGTTGTCGCCGGGCTGCCGGCTTCGGTCGCGGCGCTGCTGGCGGTCGGCGCCACGATTCTGGCCACCGGCGGGCTGCACGAGGACGGGCTGGCCGATTTCGCCGATGGCAGCGGCGGCGCCACGCGCGAGCAGCGGCTGGAGATCATGCGCGATTCCCGCATCGGCAGCTATGGCGTGCTGGCGCTGATCGTGACCCTGGGGCTGCGGGTGGCGGCACTTGCCGCCCTGGCCGTCGAGCCTTGGCTGGCCGCCCTGGCGCTGGCCGGGATCGCCGCCGCCTCGCGCGCCGGAATGGCGGCGGCGCTGGGGCTGATGCCGCCGGCCCG is a genomic window containing:
- a CDS encoding ABC transporter permease subunit — its product is MIDSRQMQSLAARLAEPEVRGRSPWADARRRFRRNKAAMVSLVVLVLVGLFAIFGNQLAAWSNEEMDFAIMGQAAQLGAPSWSNGHYFGTDDLGRDLFSRTVQGTQVSLMVGLIGAGIAVVVGTLYGATAGYVGGRTDGIMMRAVDVLMSIPYMFVLILLLVVFGRSMSMLFLGIGLISWLDMSRIVRGQTLSLKNREFIEAARATGVPAWRIVLRHIVPNLMGVVAVYATLLVPLMILSESFISFLGLGVQEPLTSWGALISEGAGTMNYGTLWQLAFPLFFFCITLFAFFFVGDGLRDALDPKDR
- the oppB gene encoding oligopeptide ABC transporter permease OppB; the encoded protein is MFGFILRRLAVAIPTLLLLIVVSFLLMHAAPGGPFTQERALPPQVLANLNAKYGLDEPLWRQIVNYVWGIVAHFDFGPSFVYPDRSVNQIIAAGFPVTLTYGGIAFVVAVGVGVGLGVAAAIRQNSWMDYLAVGVSIGAQVLPNFVMAPLLVLVFTLWLGWLPGGGWGGPVYWIMPVVALATHFMASIARITRSSMLEVLGSNHIRTARAKGLPERAVILRHALKPAMLPVISYLGPAFVTMITGSVVIDMYFSTGGIGRSFVDSALNRDYAVMMGITILVGALTILFSLVVDVLYAWIDPKIRY
- a CDS encoding peptide ABC transporter substrate-binding protein, coding for MTRLFLTTALVAGMALPALAAKPAEGEKLAENQSYTFWLLDAIKTADPQKNTDVEGSDIIRQLFEGLLNEDEKGAPVPGVASSFDLSEDKRTYTFHLRPEAKWSNGDPVTAGDFVYSWRRLADPATASEYAWFMELMNVENATAVVKGEKQPEELGVKAVDDHTLEVRLTTPTPYFPKMVTHASTFPVNQKVVEAEGDNWTEAGKLVGNGAYVLKSHDLGVQISMDKNPEYWDAGNVIMEHIKGLTVNDNNVALTRYQAGELDRVQIPAGQYPRLEKEFPDQAVSIPYSCTYAYLFNVSDKGPEALKDVRVRQALSYAMQRDVVVNQILQGGQKPAYNWTHWAIEGFQMPEIDYAAWTQAERLEKAKALLAEAGYGPDKPLKLTLQYNTDENHKKIAIAAQQFYKQIGVELTLNNVEWKVHTDRMQSQDFEMARYAWCADYNEASTFLDYFRSTGMNYGKYSNPEFDKLMDQSKTSDDPNVQYTAAEKILAQDMPLVPVYQYSKVDMIRDDIKGLPTENVMNDWYAKDIYRIQK
- a CDS encoding IS1380-like element ISPme1 family transposase; translation: MDHLEGAGLARGDRVDFDRRVRLEFRGAQISSDGGLLVMRELDDVLGLSNLASEALRDSRTGKNTLHRLDGLFRQSVFGRLAGYEDVNDADRLALDPVMRQVVGGRAVEAQAASASQMGRFETETLALAANRAALADLNGQWIDRFHDRNGLKYIVLDMDSSVSPTHGDQEGAAWNGHFDCTCYHPIFLFNQFGMLERCALRNGNVHSADGWRDVLDPVIARYAGRDLGGRFFRADAAYAIPAIYMRLEEARFFYAIRLPANAVLREKIAHRLTRPVGRPSLTKVKRFFEDFEYQAASWDKPRRVIAKIEWHPGELFPKVGFIVTNLPMEPDWVVRFYNQRGTAEQHIKEGKYAFRWTRLSCRKFRHNEVRLQLHALAYNLATFLRCIELPEAMADWSLTSLQLKLIKIGARVVRHARAITFQLAEVAVTGPMVRAVLAAIRRLRTPPSCA
- the cobU gene encoding bifunctional adenosylcobinamide kinase/adenosylcobinamide-phosphate guanylyltransferase — encoded protein: MSNVPRITMVTGGARSGKSALAESIAARHPGARFYIATAEARDDEMTQRIGRHRDRRGPGWQTVEEPRDLALALSRTDGQGVRLVDCLTLWLSNLMAAEDRPGPRVGALCELLAAQQSPVVLVTNELGLGIVPENALARRFRDEHGWMNQAVAGVADEVWMAVSGLPLCLKPQKGTS
- the cobT gene encoding nicotinate-nucleotide--dimethylbenzimidazole phosphoribosyltransferase, whose translation is MKEFDETAAAAARDRQDQLTKPPGSLGRLEELAVFMAGWQGRERPVIARAQALVFAGNHGVTAQGVNPFPVEVTAQMVANFRNGGAAINQLCRLAGVELQVIALDLDRPTGDFTRGMAMEIDELVAAIQTGKNAVDPQADVILLGEMGIGNSTVAAALAAATFGGSAADWVGPGTGADDAVLARKIAAVEAGLKRHKGAATAASILGSYGGREQAAICGAVIRARELGIPVILDGFICSAAAGVLLVNDENALDHCLIGHESAEPGHRRLIAVMRKQPVVTLDMRLGEGSGAAVALMILRAALECHNGMATFAEAGIG
- the cobS gene encoding adenosylcobinamide-GDP ribazoletransferase, which codes for MARLAGQAALALVWLTRLPAGRWLPARPPTLAQAAWAFPLAGLAVGLAGAAVLGLAVVAGLPASVAALLAVGATILATGGLHEDGLADFADGSGGATREQRLEIMRDSRIGSYGVLALIVTLGLRVAALAALAVEPWLAALALAGIAAASRAGMAAALGLMPPARSDGLGHAAGRPRRGSVAAALVLGAVALLAPALRLPYPPAAWLLAAAAMAAAQLWLARRALRRLGGQTGDVLGAMQQAGEVAGLLALTALLQAP